Genomic window (Spirosoma sp. KCTC 42546):
CCCCTCATTTTAAATGGCTAAAAAATAAGCTATTTATGGGTGCTATTATACTTTTTATATTCGTTATTTCAAGGATTTTAATAGCAAAATTTGGGGGAATGTACGCCCTAACAATTGGTAGTTCGTTATCTAATGTGTGCGTACTAATATTTGTTTTTTGGTGTATATATATTCCTACCTTATTTTCAGATTTTCTTAACAATAAAATTATTATTCATATTGGTGTGCTATCCTACTCATTATATATTTGGCATTTATTATTCATCAGAGATATTAATAGCTTATTAATAAATAAACAAGCAGAAACCTTCTGGTTCAATAAGTTTCCCCAAAATTTAGTTTTTGCTTTTTTAGCTGCCTTTGTTTCATTTTACCTAATTGAGCAACCAATTAACAAGTTGAAAGCAAAGTTTCATAAATCATCAAAAAAAACTAAGTTATCAGCTAATGAGTCCACGGTTTAACTCAGATTAAAGATCTTTCAATCTGAGTTGAATAATAAATTCCATTTGTGGTTTAACCCTAAATTTGTAGTTAATTCCACTTGTACTTACGAAACCTCTCTTTCGTAAGTACAAGTGTTTTCTAGTAGTCTCGTTTATTTCTCCTTAATTAGAGCTGTGGCCTGAAACCAACCTAACTTTCTTATGACTGTTGCTATTTCACTAAAGCGTATTTTTATGGAAATACTGAAGAAATCCCAACCTCTTTCCGGCCCTTGGACGTTGTTGCTAGCCATTTCAGGGTATCTACTCTTGCTGGCTGCCAAAGGAGTTTGGAGGCATAGTTAGTAACTAAGTATTTAAATTACTTGGCTACTATGCTTTACAGAATAACTGTTGACCCTACCGTTGCCCCTAACGATTCAATCGTGTTGCCCGTCAAGTGCCCTTTCCAGCTATTTTGACCCGCATACATGTTTGTGTAGGTGCCACTCACAAGCTGTATCGTATAGGTCGCAATAGCCGTTCCCCAGTAGTCAGTAATACAGATAATAGCAAGTATCAAGTCACTTACTAGTGTCATAGCCGAACGGATTTGCGCATGGCTTGTGTAGCTACCCACACTATCGGGAATTCTACACCCACTTAGGTCAAGTTCACGCAAACTACCTGAATTGAGCAGTATAGCACATAATTCGTTGAATTTTTTATCGTGTTTCTAGTCGCATCCAATGTTGCACTACCATCACCTCCTGTCTGTATGGCCAATTGCAAGCCCACGCCAGCAACATCTACGATGTTGTTTGAAACTTTATTAGTTCCTTGTATGAACAATATATCCAAACCAATGCCATCGTTCGTACTGAAATTATTGATGATTTGGCAATTGATGCTATATAGAGTGGAGGAACTATACGCATTGGCGATTTGATAGCCTGACGAATTGTATTCGCTAGTATTTGTACTGATAATTGTACCATTACCACCTCGGCTTTATTTTTACAAGATTGGGTAGCCAGCTAAACCATATATATTATGAGGATTGACCAAGATCATGTTGTTCCTTTATCAATTTTTAATTTTATTTTTCATCTATATTTCAGTAGTTATTTAGCGGCATGATTATAAATGTCTGACTATTAGATAGATAATGTTAGTATTTAGATTGACAGTATATTTTCGGTAAATATACGCAATAGGAGTTACGAAGAATGATTTTCGATTGGGCTACCTCCTATAACAACGGAACCAAACTGACTGGCAAATCGTAATTTGTACATCCTTTAAGTACGGCTTTAGTGACCGTCCGACATAATTAACAGAAAACTGAGTCGGGTTTGAGAACCCATTATTATACAATGGTCAATATTGGCAATATACAACTTCCGGATTTTCCGTTGCTGCTGGCACCTATGGAGGACGTTAGCGATCCCCCATTTCGTGCGGTTTGTAAAGCCAACGGAGCCGACCTGATGTATACTGAATTCATATCGTCCGAAGGCTTGATTCGGGATGCTGCCAAGAGTGTTCAAAAACTGGATATCTTTGAATACGAGCGCCCAATTGGTATCCAGCTCTTTGGTTCTGATGTGGAAACGATGGGTGAATGCGCACGAATAGCCACCCGCGCTAATCCTGACCTAATTGATATCAACTATGGTTGCCCAGTCAAAAATGTAGCTTGCCGGGGGGCGGGGGCTGCCTTGTTGCAGGATATTCCCAAGATGGTTCGCATGACCGAGGCCGTTGTGAAAGCGACTCACCTGCCTGTAACCGTAAAAACCCGACTGGGTTGGGATGAGAGTACGAAGAATGTGGGCGAAGTAGCTGAACGGTTGCAGGATATTGGCATCAAAGCGTTGACCGTTCATGGTCGCACGCGCGTCCAGATGTATAAAGGCGAGGCCGACTGGACACTCATCGGGCGTATCAAGGAAAACCCACGCATTCAGATCCCAATATTTGGAAATGGAGATATTGACACGCCCGAAAAAGCGCTGGAGTACAAAAACCGGTACGGCGTCGATGGCGTAATGATTGGCCGGGCCAGTATTGGGCATCCCTGGATTTTCAACGAAATCAAGCACTTTGTTCAAACGGGCCAGCATTTGGCTCCGCCGACTATTGCTGATCGGGTAGCGGTTTGCCGCCAGCATCTCGATTTCTCGATTCGCTGGAAGGGTGAAATTGTGGGGCTTTTTGAAATGCGTCGACATTATGCTAATTACTTCAAAGGCCTGCCCGATTTTAAACCCT
Coding sequences:
- the dusB gene encoding tRNA dihydrouridine synthase DusB, whose translation is MVNIGNIQLPDFPLLLAPMEDVSDPPFRAVCKANGADLMYTEFISSEGLIRDAAKSVQKLDIFEYERPIGIQLFGSDVETMGECARIATRANPDLIDINYGCPVKNVACRGAGAALLQDIPKMVRMTEAVVKATHLPVTVKTRLGWDESTKNVGEVAERLQDIGIKALTVHGRTRVQMYKGEADWTLIGRIKENPRIQIPIFGNGDIDTPEKALEYKNRYGVDGVMIGRASIGHPWIFNEIKHFVQTGQHLAPPTIADRVAVCRQHLDFSIRWKGEIVGLFEMRRHYANYFKGLPDFKPYRMQLVTTDSYSGVSAVLDEVAEQYNGELV